The following proteins are encoded in a genomic region of uncultured Ilyobacter sp.:
- a CDS encoding DUF4962 domain-containing protein gives MNKKYLFIEQDIDTLRKKIKNTDNGFFTRLYEQCRLYSSTQLTKEHPKVSSTFMGMAAANLSLAYILTKQDHYLEEAKRWILTGCKYPHWGHAHLVDVDLSASWLMFGYSVAYDWIKDDLTEEERTLIKEKLILQGERMYDFAVKTKGEGWSTAFWQNHNWINLTGQAAAGYALGEEYEHSKVWTEYAKENFKIVYDVMADDGSDYEGVVYWRYGAMWLLMYAHLLKEREGFNYFEHSKFLQNTFYYRLYQAAPNLEEIINYGDCHDRRSGHSAAMYYKFAAEYNNGHAQKLANTVRDEFLFREQYESGVKPGILPEAWLELIWSDLNVEEEEFDNLPLVKYWDDLGLVVMRSSWDKDAIHFSIKSGTPGGKKQWERSWEMDRKLGWKTRGLSHQHPDNNSFILNAFDAFLAVDEGYNRTVKASEHNIIIVDGKGYEHEGGNNIWKETPYETRANMDFSSENGITLACGEASKMYAKELQLKEYFRNVIYTENGHFYMLDQLKSEKEHTYSWLMNSDTVFKKTEEDRYLIENGPAKLEVFTLYPEKKSVSSKETNVRAIMTTQEPDKYRETKMKTMVIENTEKSKDMYFFNILKPQRTFGEEEISVTKFQENDCFGSVIEAKTYRETFLFNPLKKEVEVGDIKTDAKWVVIVETENKISKFGMNSGSSLTFKGEKLAEGNKTENLFIKK, from the coding sequence TTGAATAAAAAGTATTTATTTATAGAACAAGATATAGATACACTGAGAAAAAAAATAAAAAATACTGACAATGGATTCTTCACAAGGCTGTATGAACAATGCAGACTATATTCATCTACTCAACTTACCAAAGAACACCCAAAGGTAAGCTCAACATTTATGGGTATGGCAGCAGCTAACCTATCGCTGGCTTATATACTGACAAAACAAGATCATTATTTAGAAGAAGCCAAAAGATGGATATTGACTGGATGCAAATATCCTCACTGGGGTCACGCTCATCTAGTGGATGTGGATCTCAGTGCTTCTTGGCTAATGTTTGGTTATTCAGTGGCCTATGACTGGATAAAAGATGACTTGACAGAAGAAGAGAGAACCTTGATAAAAGAAAAATTAATTTTACAAGGGGAAAGAATGTATGATTTTGCCGTAAAAACAAAGGGAGAAGGCTGGAGTACAGCTTTCTGGCAAAATCATAACTGGATAAATCTGACAGGCCAGGCAGCAGCAGGCTATGCCCTAGGCGAAGAGTATGAACACTCTAAGGTATGGACTGAATATGCCAAGGAAAATTTTAAAATAGTATATGATGTTATGGCTGATGACGGAAGTGATTATGAGGGTGTTGTCTACTGGAGGTACGGAGCTATGTGGCTCCTTATGTATGCTCACCTGTTAAAAGAAAGAGAAGGTTTTAATTACTTTGAGCACAGCAAGTTTTTACAAAACACCTTCTATTATAGACTCTATCAGGCGGCTCCTAATCTAGAGGAGATAATAAACTACGGAGACTGCCACGACAGAAGAAGCGGACATTCAGCAGCAATGTATTATAAATTTGCAGCCGAATACAACAATGGTCATGCCCAGAAATTGGCAAATACAGTTAGAGATGAATTTTTATTTAGAGAACAGTATGAATCAGGGGTGAAACCAGGTATCCTGCCTGAAGCTTGGCTTGAGCTAATTTGGTCAGATCTTAATGTCGAAGAAGAGGAATTCGACAACCTGCCTTTAGTTAAATACTGGGATGATTTAGGGCTTGTGGTTATGAGGTCTAGCTGGGATAAAGATGCCATTCACTTTTCTATAAAAAGCGGAACTCCCGGCGGAAAGAAACAATGGGAAAGATCGTGGGAAATGGACAGAAAGCTAGGATGGAAGACAAGGGGTCTGAGCCATCAGCATCCAGACAACAACAGCTTTATTTTAAATGCCTTTGATGCCTTCTTGGCTGTTGACGAAGGTTATAACAGGACTGTAAAAGCCAGTGAACACAATATTATAATAGTAGACGGAAAAGGTTATGAACACGAAGGTGGAAACAACATATGGAAAGAGACTCCCTATGAAACAAGGGCAAACATGGATTTTTCTTCGGAAAATGGAATCACCCTCGCCTGCGGAGAAGCCTCCAAGATGTATGCTAAAGAATTACAATTAAAAGAATACTTTAGAAATGTAATTTACACAGAAAATGGACACTTCTACATGCTAGACCAACTAAAGTCAGAAAAAGAGCATACTTATAGCTGGCTTATGAATTCTGATACAGTATTTAAAAAAACTGAAGAAGACAGATATCTTATTGAAAACGGCCCAGCTAAACTAGAGGTCTTTACACTTTATCCAGAAAAAAAATCAGTTTCTTCTAAAGAAACCAATGTAAGAGCAATAATGACAACACAAGAACCAGATAAGTATAGAGAGACCAAAATGAAGACCATGGTAATAGAAAATACTGAAAAATCTAAAGATATGTATTTCTTCAATATATTAAAACCACAAAGAACCTTTGGGGAAGAAGAGATAAGTGTAACTAAGTTTCAAGAAAATGACTGTTTCGGTTCTGTCATAGAAGCCAAAACTTATAGGGAAACATTTTTATTCAATCCCTTAAAAAAAGAGGTAGAGGTGGGAGATATAAAAACAGATGCCAAATGGGTTGTGATAGTTGAAACTGAAAATAAAATATCCAAATTTGGGATGAATAGTGGATCAAGTTTAACTTTCAAGGGAGAAAAGTTGGCAGAAGGAAATAAAACAGAAAATTTATTTATAAAAAAATAA
- the kduD gene encoding 2-dehydro-3-deoxy-D-gluconate 5-dehydrogenase KduD translates to MILDRFNLEGKVAIVTGCSRGLGQGMAIGLAEAGADIIGVGQSVATETKEKIEALGRKFHHIQADLMKTDKINTIISETVKVFGRIDILVNNSGIIRRDDSLNFTEKDWDDVMNINIKTLFFLSQAVAKQFIAQGTGGKIINIASMLSFQGGIRVPSYTASKSGVKGITMLMANEWAQHGINVNAIAPGYMATENTKDLQNDPKRSKEILSRIPANRWGTPEDLAGTCVFLASDNANYINGYTIAVDGGWLSR, encoded by the coding sequence ATGATATTGGATAGATTTAATTTAGAGGGCAAAGTAGCAATTGTTACAGGATGCAGTAGAGGACTAGGACAGGGTATGGCGATTGGTTTAGCAGAAGCAGGGGCGGATATTATAGGGGTTGGACAATCAGTTGCTACTGAAACAAAAGAAAAAATAGAGGCACTAGGCAGAAAATTTCATCACATCCAAGCGGATCTTATGAAAACTGACAAAATAAACACCATTATCTCTGAAACAGTAAAGGTATTTGGCCGTATTGATATTTTAGTCAATAATTCCGGGATAATCAGACGTGATGATTCTCTGAATTTTACAGAAAAAGACTGGGACGATGTCATGAACATCAACATAAAAACACTCTTCTTTTTATCCCAGGCCGTAGCCAAACAATTCATAGCACAAGGTACAGGAGGTAAAATTATCAACATAGCTTCAATGTTGTCTTTCCAGGGAGGAATCAGGGTGCCATCTTACACCGCATCAAAATCCGGAGTAAAGGGAATCACAATGCTTATGGCAAATGAATGGGCACAGCATGGCATCAATGTCAATGCAATCGCTCCAGGTTACATGGCTACTGAGAACACCAAGGACTTACAAAATGACCCTAAAAGATCAAAGGAAATATTATCACGTATTCCAGCTAACCGTTGGGGTACACCAGAAGACTTAGCAGGTACATGTGTATTTCTAGCAAGTGACAATGCAAATTATATCAACGGTTATACAATTGCAGTTGATGGAGGATGGCTTTCTAGGTAA
- a CDS encoding SDR family NAD(P)-dependent oxidoreductase — protein MSKIALITGATGGIGFQVAKRLGKDGYTVVLNGIEDDMGAKRVKELEAEGIKAEYYGFDVTKEEEVTANIKTIGNKYGKIDVLVNNAGGLGGRSRFEEMTTDFYRFVMALNLDSAFFASRAAIPFLKKGENPSIINFTSIAGWNAGGPGAGVYGVSKAGVQALTRALAKDLAAEGIRVNAVSPGTIDTPFHDQIRNTKPEVFASWKNNILLGRLGNPEEVASVISFLAGKDSSFLTGETIQVTGGQGFGI, from the coding sequence ATGTCAAAAATAGCATTAATAACTGGAGCTACAGGAGGAATTGGATTTCAAGTGGCAAAAAGACTAGGAAAGGACGGCTACACTGTCGTGCTAAACGGTATAGAGGATGATATGGGAGCAAAGAGAGTAAAAGAACTAGAAGCAGAGGGAATCAAAGCTGAATATTACGGTTTTGATGTGACAAAAGAAGAAGAGGTCACTGCTAACATCAAGACCATCGGAAACAAGTATGGAAAAATCGATGTATTGGTCAACAATGCAGGAGGTTTAGGAGGAAGATCCAGATTCGAAGAGATGACAACTGATTTTTATAGATTTGTTATGGCTTTAAACCTTGACTCTGCTTTCTTTGCTTCAAGGGCGGCAATACCTTTTTTAAAGAAAGGTGAAAACCCTTCAATCATTAACTTCACTTCAATCGCCGGTTGGAATGCCGGTGGTCCGGGAGCAGGTGTCTACGGTGTTTCAAAAGCTGGAGTGCAAGCATTAACTAGGGCTCTGGCAAAGGATTTGGCAGCAGAGGGAATCAGGGTAAACGCAGTCTCTCCTGGAACCATCGATACTCCCTTCCATGATCAGATCAGAAACACTAAACCAGAAGTATTTGCCTCTTGGAAAAACAACATCTTATTAGGAAGATTGGGAAATCCTGAAGAAGTAGCCTCAGTTATCTCATTCCTAGCTGGAAAGGACTCATCATTCCTTACAGGGGAAACTATCCAAGTAACCGGAGGACAAGGATTCGGAATTTAA
- a CDS encoding extracellular solute-binding protein, giving the protein MNKIIRNLIIGLSLLTILAGCESDKTKTSKQLEGNLITEKPIDLTIHMHFRNKYVYDPNGPVGKKAFDLTNIRLTETASEIETDSNEMFNLMMASGQLPDIVGGNERKNDFIRYGMEGKLIPLDNLIDHYAPHIKKFFDDHPNVKESIKAPNGHIYYIPYVVDGTAARGYWIRQDWLVKLGLKEPQTVDEFYKTLIAFRDKDPNGNGSKDEVPLFFRQWEEVIRLTTMWGARTSGTDTYLSFYEEDGKIISGVVQPEFKEGMKHVIKWYKEKLIDPEVFTRGSKSREILFGKNIGGATRDWFASTGGFNKTLSETIPGFNLQPIAPPIGTDGKRIEESMRAAVKPDGWAITYENKHQIETIKYFDFYFTPEGRRLANFGLEGLHYTMKNGKPVFKDNILNADKAVNQILWEDGAQIPIGFQMDYEYEKQWTNADALKGVKIYTENNYILEEFVEPTLTPEDRKIYDLYWSTITPYMTESIQNWVLKGADIDKEWPEYIENLNRMGLSEVLEVMQEAYERREKQQIKTK; this is encoded by the coding sequence ATGAACAAAATAATAAGAAATTTAATTATAGGTTTATCATTGCTGACCATATTAGCCGGCTGTGAATCTGACAAGACTAAAACTTCAAAACAATTAGAGGGAAACTTAATAACTGAAAAACCAATAGACTTAACAATCCATATGCATTTTAGAAATAAATACGTATACGATCCAAATGGTCCAGTTGGAAAAAAAGCTTTTGATCTAACTAATATAAGATTAACTGAAACAGCTTCAGAAATAGAAACTGACAGCAACGAAATGTTCAACTTGATGATGGCCTCCGGTCAACTTCCTGATATCGTCGGTGGAAACGAAAGAAAAAATGATTTTATAAGATACGGAATGGAAGGAAAGCTCATTCCTTTAGACAATTTAATCGACCACTATGCCCCACATATTAAAAAATTTTTTGATGATCATCCGAATGTAAAAGAATCAATAAAAGCTCCAAACGGTCATATTTACTACATTCCATATGTTGTTGATGGAACAGCTGCCAGAGGATACTGGATAAGACAGGACTGGCTAGTTAAATTAGGATTAAAAGAACCTCAAACAGTGGATGAATTTTATAAAACACTAATAGCGTTTAGAGATAAAGACCCTAATGGAAATGGCTCAAAAGATGAAGTACCGTTATTTTTTAGGCAATGGGAAGAGGTTATTAGACTTACCACAATGTGGGGAGCCAGAACTAGTGGTACAGACACATATCTATCATTCTACGAAGAAGATGGAAAAATAATTTCAGGGGTTGTTCAGCCTGAATTTAAAGAGGGAATGAAACATGTAATTAAATGGTATAAAGAAAAATTAATCGACCCTGAAGTGTTTACAAGGGGTTCAAAATCCAGAGAAATATTATTTGGAAAAAATATTGGTGGAGCTACCAGAGATTGGTTTGCTAGTACCGGAGGATTTAACAAAACCTTAAGTGAGACTATTCCCGGTTTTAATCTCCAACCTATCGCTCCTCCTATAGGGACAGATGGCAAGAGGATAGAAGAAAGTATGCGGGCAGCTGTAAAACCTGATGGATGGGCAATAACATATGAAAATAAACATCAAATAGAAACTATAAAATATTTTGATTTTTATTTTACGCCTGAAGGAAGAAGGTTAGCAAATTTTGGTTTAGAGGGTCTGCATTATACAATGAAAAATGGAAAACCGGTATTTAAGGATAATATATTGAATGCTGATAAAGCCGTAAATCAGATATTGTGGGAAGATGGCGCACAAATCCCTATTGGATTCCAGATGGATTACGAATATGAAAAACAATGGACAAATGCAGATGCCTTAAAAGGTGTAAAAATATACACGGAAAATAATTATATCTTGGAAGAATTTGTAGAACCTACATTGACACCAGAAGATAGAAAAATTTATGATCTGTACTGGAGTACTATTACTCCTTATATGACAGAATCAATTCAAAATTGGGTATTAAAGGGAGCCGATATAGATAAAGAGTGGCCCGAGTATATTGAAAATTTAAACCGAATGGGATTAAGTGAGGTTTTGGA
- a CDS encoding heparinase II/III family protein, translating to MDYSNIGKLKSGMLKNRYQDMLQYMGAEVTNFSDKFNDDYNKMSEWGHMYFCEEDGAILDFNLEKPHTHICTVCGKEYKNKQLDNVWVYFYRGKAIQTALNAAVIYKATKEKKYLDYVEKIIGYYAKHYTDFAVHSKDAAVEITTTGKLGYARIMPQELNEAVIVVKISRIMEILKEDLSEEFKELVRKMFREVFQILAPQVNKVHNKPCWSVCAIGSMGFVIQDQEMIDFTFNSEFNINRQLTEGVTSGIWYEGSMYYSFFTLEGIADLLLFAITYDYKAPIVEATVEIMLKTAYEYAFDNLIFPNPNDGWPDINLKTFSFLYHLGYKVFGEEKIGALLRKIEKSDLVRRDPQLAKPYYYNNEISLEELLFNNDFDMNGAVFEKSGTSNFESSNVGILKNDNVNLFIKYGHQARSHAHADKMNLELTLGGELISRDISNSGYVSRLCNEWHRVTAAHNTVAVNGKSHTSISTGNILEFNETTCHVRSEDLYEGEIADVNFERKVQLTEDGFNDLFIVETKNGKTLDWFFHLESTVEFKSNLETTDSELGYNEDGYQHITNVKEVKTKGNTALLDFKVNKIEFTVELDLTNKRLILCDTVDNPVDKKRTSIILRSNRSNDTFTAKWRIKK from the coding sequence ATGGACTACAGCAATATAGGAAAATTAAAAAGTGGCATGCTAAAAAACAGATATCAAGATATGCTGCAATATATGGGTGCTGAAGTCACAAATTTCTCAGATAAATTTAATGATGATTACAATAAAATGAGTGAATGGGGCCATATGTATTTTTGTGAAGAAGATGGAGCCATATTAGATTTTAATTTGGAAAAGCCTCATACGCATATCTGTACAGTTTGTGGAAAAGAATATAAAAATAAACAGCTAGACAATGTGTGGGTTTATTTTTATAGAGGAAAGGCCATACAAACAGCCCTCAATGCAGCAGTAATATATAAAGCAACAAAAGAGAAAAAATATCTAGATTATGTGGAAAAAATAATCGGTTACTATGCAAAACATTATACAGATTTTGCAGTTCATTCAAAGGATGCAGCAGTAGAAATCACCACCACTGGTAAACTAGGCTATGCAAGAATAATGCCTCAGGAATTAAATGAAGCTGTAATCGTCGTTAAGATTTCAAGGATAATGGAGATACTTAAAGAGGATCTCTCAGAGGAATTTAAAGAATTAGTCAGAAAGATGTTTAGAGAGGTCTTTCAAATACTGGCTCCCCAGGTGAACAAGGTACACAACAAGCCCTGCTGGTCTGTGTGTGCAATTGGATCTATGGGCTTTGTAATCCAAGATCAAGAGATGATCGATTTTACCTTTAACAGTGAGTTTAATATAAACAGACAGCTGACAGAGGGGGTAACTTCGGGAATATGGTACGAGGGGTCAATGTACTATAGCTTCTTTACGTTAGAAGGGATAGCAGATCTGTTGTTGTTTGCCATAACCTACGACTATAAAGCACCAATTGTAGAAGCAACAGTGGAGATCATGCTAAAGACTGCTTATGAATATGCCTTTGACAACTTAATCTTTCCAAACCCAAACGACGGTTGGCCAGATATCAACTTAAAGACTTTTTCATTTTTATATCACCTTGGATACAAGGTTTTTGGAGAAGAAAAAATTGGGGCTTTACTTAGAAAAATCGAAAAATCAGATCTCGTGAGAAGAGATCCACAGCTTGCTAAACCTTACTATTACAATAATGAAATATCATTGGAGGAGCTGTTGTTCAACAATGACTTTGATATGAATGGTGCCGTCTTTGAAAAATCAGGAACATCTAATTTTGAAAGTTCTAATGTAGGTATCTTGAAAAATGACAATGTAAACCTATTTATAAAATACGGTCACCAGGCTAGAAGTCATGCCCATGCTGACAAGATGAACTTAGAGCTTACCCTAGGGGGAGAGCTTATAAGCAGGGATATATCAAACTCTGGATATGTATCTAGACTCTGTAATGAGTGGCATAGAGTAACTGCGGCTCATAATACAGTGGCAGTCAACGGAAAAAGTCATACATCTATATCCACAGGAAACATTTTAGAATTTAATGAAACAACCTGTCACGTAAGATCTGAAGATCTATACGAAGGTGAAATAGCTGATGTTAATTTCGAAAGAAAGGTTCAGTTAACAGAAGATGGATTTAATGATCTCTTTATAGTGGAGACTAAAAATGGTAAAACATTGGATTGGTTTTTCCATCTTGAATCTACTGTAGAGTTCAAGAGTAATTTGGAAACCACCGACTCAGAATTAGGCTACAATGAAGATGGTTATCAACATATAACCAATGTCAAAGAAGTAAAAACCAAGGGCAATACAGCTCTTTTAGACTTTAAGGTAAATAAGATCGAATTTACAGTTGAGCTGGATCTGACTAATAAGAGATTAATACTGTGTGATACTGTAGACAATCCAGTGGACAAAAAAAGGACTTCTATAATTTTAAGAAGTAACAGATCAAATGATACCTTTACTGCAAAGTGGAGGATAAAAAAATAA
- a CDS encoding LacI family DNA-binding transcriptional regulator, with translation MKRVKMSDVARKAGVSLSTVSQYMNCRYEYMSGETKDKIKSVMTELNYVPNSIARSLATAKTKTIGVIVGNITGYFTSSVVRGVEDYCKKNGFSIIIYNTDHDIELEQNSINILKMLRVDGILIVPSGKNNQLINKESTSGMPIVQMYMEYDDLNISTVISNYRESAYDATEYFINLGHKNIAVITQEYENTRSRFDRILGYKNALIKSGLSFREDSIHIWDLSSDMDVLFEKIVKSKNFPTAIFVMHSAITINLLKYFKLKNINIPDDFSIIGFDEIPNADLMKTPITVVKQPTYEIGEKSAKLLLEKINSTDKVENKKIVIPCQLKIRESCKKHNKTKS, from the coding sequence ATGAAACGAGTAAAAATGAGTGATGTTGCCAGAAAAGCAGGAGTATCTCTTAGTACGGTTTCTCAGTATATGAATTGCAGATACGAATATATGTCTGGTGAAACAAAAGATAAAATAAAAAGTGTAATGACAGAGTTGAATTATGTCCCAAATTCAATTGCTAGAAGTCTAGCAACAGCTAAAACCAAAACTATCGGTGTGATTGTGGGTAATATTACAGGTTATTTCACAAGTAGTGTAGTTAGAGGTGTCGAGGATTATTGTAAAAAAAATGGCTTTAGTATCATAATCTATAATACCGATCATGACATAGAACTTGAGCAAAACTCTATAAATATTTTAAAGATGCTAAGAGTCGACGGAATTCTAATAGTCCCCTCTGGAAAAAATAACCAACTAATAAATAAAGAAAGCACAAGCGGTATGCCTATTGTTCAAATGTATATGGAATATGACGATCTAAATATAAGTACAGTAATATCAAATTACAGAGAGAGTGCCTATGACGCAACGGAATATTTTATAAATTTGGGACATAAAAACATAGCAGTAATAACACAAGAATATGAAAATACTCGTTCTAGATTTGACAGAATCTTAGGTTATAAAAATGCTTTAATAAAGAGCGGCCTTTCTTTTAGGGAGGACTCAATACACATCTGGGATCTATCCTCTGATATGGATGTTTTATTTGAGAAAATAGTCAAAAGTAAAAATTTTCCAACTGCAATTTTTGTAATGCATTCAGCTATAACAATCAATTTGTTAAAATACTTTAAACTTAAAAATATAAATATACCTGATGACTTTTCAATCATTGGCTTTGATGAAATACCCAATGCTGATCTTATGAAGACACCTATTACTGTAGTAAAGCAACCGACATATGAAATAGGAGAAAAATCAGCCAAATTGTTATTGGAGAAAATAAACTCTACAGACAAGGTTGAGAATAAAAAAATAGTAATTCCTTGTCAATTAAAAATAAGAGAATCATGTAAAAAACATAATAAAACAAAGAGTTAA
- a CDS encoding MATE family efflux transporter, with translation MKDKLLERRDLILKGNLWKAIFILAVPVAINDFVRSMYNLIDTFFVSNIGSMEIAAITFVGPLNNIIRAISLGMSVAGTNLIAREIGRKDYNKAKNIAMQLFTVAVFIGIIITIVCFSFSKEILLAASATESIIDIANLYFRLTVLSSPFIFINSAYIAIKSANGDTLRSMNVNLVAMAIKIVLTYILIFKFNMGIKSLAISTIIGTMFTSCYAVYDVFIRKTVMKLSFKLLKLSKQVIIPLFLIGIPIIIEKSSVDFSFIVVNKYVISFGEKVLAGYGITNRINSLFFSAVAGFGTGLAPIISQNLGAGQEKRAKESIKKTYLMALVISCAVISIVLPFKYSLAGVFSNGDSAVLYHTVNAISVYSISVIPWAIFQVTSGIFQGTGHTKYNMFISIMRIYCFRLPLIIIFTKFTHMSEYSIWYGMLLSNILTGFFAMGLYYINCKNLRLIGDHYLQKECI, from the coding sequence ATGAAAGATAAATTGTTAGAACGTAGGGATCTTATCTTAAAGGGAAACCTTTGGAAAGCTATTTTTATACTGGCAGTACCGGTAGCAATCAATGATTTTGTACGTTCTATGTATAATTTGATTGATACATTTTTTGTTTCAAATATAGGCAGCATGGAGATTGCTGCAATAACATTTGTAGGCCCCCTGAATAATATTATCAGAGCCATCAGCCTAGGGATGTCTGTAGCAGGTACAAATCTTATAGCTAGAGAAATCGGTAGAAAAGATTACAACAAAGCTAAAAATATTGCTATGCAGTTATTTACTGTTGCTGTATTTATAGGAATAATAATAACAATAGTATGTTTTAGTTTTTCAAAGGAAATTTTACTTGCCGCTTCAGCAACAGAAAGTATCATAGACATTGCAAATCTTTACTTTAGATTGACAGTTCTCAGCTCGCCATTTATTTTTATTAATTCAGCATATATAGCTATAAAAAGTGCCAATGGTGATACATTGAGATCTATGAATGTAAACTTGGTGGCTATGGCAATTAAAATAGTTTTAACTTATATTCTGATTTTTAAGTTTAATATGGGCATCAAAAGTTTGGCCATCTCTACCATTATTGGAACGATGTTTACAAGCTGCTATGCTGTGTATGATGTATTTATTAGAAAGACAGTTATGAAATTATCATTCAAGTTGCTGAAGCTCAGCAAACAGGTTATTATACCTCTGTTCTTAATTGGTATCCCTATTATTATAGAAAAATCATCTGTAGATTTTAGTTTTATAGTGGTAAATAAATATGTTATTAGTTTTGGTGAAAAAGTACTGGCAGGTTACGGTATTACCAATAGGATCAATTCTCTTTTCTTTTCAGCAGTTGCAGGTTTTGGAACAGGATTGGCTCCTATCATCAGCCAAAATTTGGGAGCAGGTCAAGAGAAACGTGCAAAAGAGAGCATTAAGAAAACGTATTTAATGGCATTGGTAATATCATGTGCCGTCATCAGTATTGTCCTTCCTTTCAAGTACTCACTAGCAGGAGTTTTTTCTAATGGTGACAGTGCAGTGCTGTACCATACGGTGAACGCAATCAGTGTCTACTCTATATCTGTTATCCCGTGGGCAATCTTCCAAGTTACCAGTGGAATATTTCAGGGAACAGGTCATACGAAATACAATATGTTCATAAGTATCATGAGGATCTATTGTTTTAGGCTTCCACTGATTATTATATTTACAAAATTTACCCATATGTCAGAATATAGCATTTGGTACGGAATGCTTCTAAGCAATATCTTGACAGGTTTTTTTGCAATGGGTCTATATTATATAAATTGCAAAAATCTCAGACTTATTGGTGATCACTATCTCCAAAAAGAATGCATTTAA
- a CDS encoding cupin domain-containing protein, with product MAKNFIMNKDVELEVLKEGLSRKILAFSDEIMLVEVNFTAGVEFGELHAHPDHEQVTYVKSGKFKFTIGDETKIVTAGDCVYMEKNILHGAECLESGVLLDTFTPMRKDFL from the coding sequence ATGGCTAAGAATTTTATCATGAATAAAGATGTGGAACTAGAGGTATTAAAAGAGGGCTTGTCTAGAAAAATACTGGCATTCAGCGACGAGATCATGTTGGTAGAGGTAAACTTTACAGCTGGTGTAGAGTTTGGAGAGCTGCATGCTCACCCAGATCACGAACAAGTTACCTATGTTAAGTCAGGAAAATTCAAATTCACAATCGGTGATGAAACTAAGATAGTAACTGCTGGGGACTGTGTATATATGGAAAAAAATATATTGCACGGAGCAGAGTGTCTAGAGTCAGGAGTCCTCTTAGACACATTTACACCTATGAGAAAAGATTTTTTATAA